A region from the Aphis gossypii isolate Hap1 chromosome 1, ASM2018417v2, whole genome shotgun sequence genome encodes:
- the LOC114124821 gene encoding uncharacterized protein LOC114124821 isoform X1, translated as MIKPIYCNLLLIFSCLVYEAYGSHPYNDSLSSSTTINDAEESTATLESATQPPPPRHRRKSFSSTDGVRYGRFHRSVQDNRFTNNINPYNDSLSSSTTVNDSEENTTTLESAAQSPSPRHRRKSFSSTDGLRYGRFRRSVHDNKFPRRMNRRMTTPPPRPLKKSFSSTDALGYDRNRKSVQDNRSTNNINPYNDSLSSSTTVNDAEENTTTLESAAQSPSPRHRRKSFSSTNGLRYGRLHRSVHDNKFPRRMNRRMTLTPPCLLRNNLRKSMRNTKQPMFRLSSFNRFGHSFNEDSDTQETESPKNMRLGSTGYLPISPSFGSSNGIPDMDSEKIKPNYPYSEPIGVSKDEANEIRNDVLQKSNFYRNKFDLEPFTLDDQLNNCAQNWANYMAKQQLFDHRPENVYGENLYGNLNLKDLGKTAVDSWYNEMSLFTIGNEENVDTFHMTQLLWKESTKLGVGVSRNPGNGMYYVVANYDPRGNLLDNFKENLPEITEEDIEEAKEADKRLKAKMAKPVVMSKSSGSSIPFRSG; from the exons atgattaaaccaatttattgcaatttacttttaatattttcgtgcTTAGTATATGAAGC GTATGGAAGTCATCCATATAATGATTCACTATCGTCATCAACAACGATAAATGATGCAGAAGAAAGTACAGCAACACTAGAATCAGCAACacaaccaccaccaccacgCCATAGAAGGA agTCATTTAGTTCAACCGATGGTGTAAGATATGGCAGATTTCATAGATCAGTTCAAGATAATAGATttactaacaatattaatcCGTATAATGATTCATTATCGTCATCAACAACGGTAAATGATTCAGAAGAAAATACAACAACACTAGAATCAGCAGCACAATCACCGTCACCACGTCATAGAAGGA AATCATTTAGTTCAACCGATGGTTTAAGATATGGCAGGTTTCGTAGATCAGttcatgataataaatttccaCGTCGTATGAATAGAAGAATGACTACGCCACCACCACGTCCTTTAAAGA AATCATTTAGTTCAACTGATGCTTTAGGATATGACAGAAATCGCAAATCAGTTCAAGATAATAGatctactaataatattaatccgtATAATGATTCATTATCGTCATCAACAACGGTAAATGATGCAGAAGAAAATACAACAACACTAGAATCAGCAGCACAATCACCGTCACCACGTCATAGAAGGA AATCATTTAGTTCAACCAATGGTTTAAGATATGGCAGGTTACATAGATCAGttcatgataataaatttccaCGTCGTATGAATAGAAGAATGACTTTGACACCACCATGTCTTTTAAGGAATAACTTAAGg aaaAGTATGAGAAATACAAAGCAACCGATGTTTAGACTAAGCTCGTTCAATAGGTTTGGGCATAGTTTCAATGAAGATAGCGATACTCAAGAAACAGAAAGCCCAAAAAATATGAGGTTGGGTTCAACGGGATACTTGCCAATCTCTCCTTCTTTTGGTTCAAGTAATGGAATACCGGATATGgattcagaaaaaataaaaccaaattatcCGTACTCAGAACCTATTGGTGTAAGCAAAGACGAAGCTAATGAAATTCGAAATGATGTCCttcaaaaatctaatttttatagaaataaatttgatcTTGAGCCATTTACTTTGGATGATCag ttGAACAATTGCGCTCAAAACTGGGCTAATTATATGGCGAAACAACAATTGTTTGATCATAGACCGGAAAATGTTTATGGAGAAAATCTGTACggaaatctaaatttgaaagaTTTAGGTAAAACAGCGGTCGATTCATGGTATAATGAAATGTCTCTTTTTACCATCGGTAACGAAGAAAATGTTGATACAT tccACATGACACAATTATTATGGAAAGAATCAACTAAATTGGGTGTTGGTGTTTCACGAAATCCTGGAAATGGCATGTACTACGTTGTGGCTAATTATGATCCCAGAGGAAATTTATTAGACAATTTCAAAGAAAATTTACCTGAAATAACAGAAGAGGACATTGAAGAAGCAAAAGAAGCAGATAAAAGACTGAAGGCGAAAATGGCGAAGCCTGTAGTAATGAGTAAATCTTCGGGTTCATCAATTCCATTCAGATCGGGATAG
- the LOC114124821 gene encoding uncharacterized protein LOC114124821 isoform X4 — protein MIKPIYCNLLLIFSCLVYEAYGSHPYNDSLSSSTTINDAEESTATLESATQPPPPRHRRKSFSSTDGVRYGRFHRSVQDNRFTNNINPYNDSLSSSTTVNDSEENTTTLESAAQSPSPRHRRKSFSSTDGLRYGRFRRSVHDNKFPRRMNRRMTTPPPRPLKKSFSSTNGLRYGRLHRSVHDNKFPRRMNRRMTLTPPCLLRNNLRKSMRNTKQPMFRLSSFNRFGHSFNEDSDTQETESPKNMRLGSTGYLPISPSFGSSNGIPDMDSEKIKPNYPYSEPIGVSKDEANEIRNDVLQKSNFYRNKFDLEPFTLDDQLNNCAQNWANYMAKQQLFDHRPENVYGENLYGNLNLKDLGKTAVDSWYNEMSLFTIGNEENVDTFHMTQLLWKESTKLGVGVSRNPGNGMYYVVANYDPRGNLLDNFKENLPEITEEDIEEAKEADKRLKAKMAKPVVMSKSSGSSIPFRSG, from the exons atgattaaaccaatttattgcaatttacttttaatattttcgtgcTTAGTATATGAAGC GTATGGAAGTCATCCATATAATGATTCACTATCGTCATCAACAACGATAAATGATGCAGAAGAAAGTACAGCAACACTAGAATCAGCAACacaaccaccaccaccacgCCATAGAAGGA agTCATTTAGTTCAACCGATGGTGTAAGATATGGCAGATTTCATAGATCAGTTCAAGATAATAGATttactaacaatattaatcCGTATAATGATTCATTATCGTCATCAACAACGGTAAATGATTCAGAAGAAAATACAACAACACTAGAATCAGCAGCACAATCACCGTCACCACGTCATAGAAGGA AATCATTTAGTTCAACCGATGGTTTAAGATATGGCAGGTTTCGTAGATCAGttcatgataataaatttccaCGTCGTATGAATAGAAGAATGACTACGCCACCACCACGTCCTTTAAAGA AATCATTTAGTTCAACCAATGGTTTAAGATATGGCAGGTTACATAGATCAGttcatgataataaatttccaCGTCGTATGAATAGAAGAATGACTTTGACACCACCATGTCTTTTAAGGAATAACTTAAGg aaaAGTATGAGAAATACAAAGCAACCGATGTTTAGACTAAGCTCGTTCAATAGGTTTGGGCATAGTTTCAATGAAGATAGCGATACTCAAGAAACAGAAAGCCCAAAAAATATGAGGTTGGGTTCAACGGGATACTTGCCAATCTCTCCTTCTTTTGGTTCAAGTAATGGAATACCGGATATGgattcagaaaaaataaaaccaaattatcCGTACTCAGAACCTATTGGTGTAAGCAAAGACGAAGCTAATGAAATTCGAAATGATGTCCttcaaaaatctaatttttatagaaataaatttgatcTTGAGCCATTTACTTTGGATGATCag ttGAACAATTGCGCTCAAAACTGGGCTAATTATATGGCGAAACAACAATTGTTTGATCATAGACCGGAAAATGTTTATGGAGAAAATCTGTACggaaatctaaatttgaaagaTTTAGGTAAAACAGCGGTCGATTCATGGTATAATGAAATGTCTCTTTTTACCATCGGTAACGAAGAAAATGTTGATACAT tccACATGACACAATTATTATGGAAAGAATCAACTAAATTGGGTGTTGGTGTTTCACGAAATCCTGGAAATGGCATGTACTACGTTGTGGCTAATTATGATCCCAGAGGAAATTTATTAGACAATTTCAAAGAAAATTTACCTGAAATAACAGAAGAGGACATTGAAGAAGCAAAAGAAGCAGATAAAAGACTGAAGGCGAAAATGGCGAAGCCTGTAGTAATGAGTAAATCTTCGGGTTCATCAATTCCATTCAGATCGGGATAG
- the LOC114124821 gene encoding uncharacterized protein LOC114124821 isoform X6, whose protein sequence is MIKPIYCNLLLIFSCLVYEAYGSHPYNDSLSSSTTINDAEESTATLESATQPPPPRHRRKSFSSTDGVRYGRFHRSVQDNRFTNNINPYNDSLSSSTTVNDSEENTTTLESAAQSPSPRHRRKSFSSTDGLRYGRLHRSVHDNKFPRRMNRRMTLTPPCLLRNNLRKSMRNTKQPMFRLSSFNRFGHSFNEDSDTQETESPKNMRLGSTGYLPISPSFGSSNGIPDMDSEKIKPNYPYSEPIGVSKDEANEIRNDVLQKSNFYRNKFDLEPFTLDDQLNNCAQNWANYMAKQQLFDHRPENVYGENLYGNLNLKDLGKTAVDSWYNEMSLFTIGNEENVDTFHMTQLLWKESTKLGVGVSRNPGNGMYYVVANYDPRGNLLDNFKENLPEITEEDIEEAKEADKRLKAKMAKPVVMSKSSGSSIPFRSG, encoded by the exons atgattaaaccaatttattgcaatttacttttaatattttcgtgcTTAGTATATGAAGC GTATGGAAGTCATCCATATAATGATTCACTATCGTCATCAACAACGATAAATGATGCAGAAGAAAGTACAGCAACACTAGAATCAGCAACacaaccaccaccaccacgCCATAGAAGGA agTCATTTAGTTCAACCGATGGTGTAAGATATGGCAGATTTCATAGATCAGTTCAAGATAATAGATttactaacaatattaatcCGTATAATGATTCATTATCGTCATCAACAACGGTAAATGATTCAGAAGAAAATACAACAACACTAGAATCAGCAGCACAATCACCGTCACCACGTCATAGAAGGA AATCATTTAGTTCAACCGATGGTTTAAGATATGGCAG GTTACATAGATCAGttcatgataataaatttccaCGTCGTATGAATAGAAGAATGACTTTGACACCACCATGTCTTTTAAGGAATAACTTAAGg aaaAGTATGAGAAATACAAAGCAACCGATGTTTAGACTAAGCTCGTTCAATAGGTTTGGGCATAGTTTCAATGAAGATAGCGATACTCAAGAAACAGAAAGCCCAAAAAATATGAGGTTGGGTTCAACGGGATACTTGCCAATCTCTCCTTCTTTTGGTTCAAGTAATGGAATACCGGATATGgattcagaaaaaataaaaccaaattatcCGTACTCAGAACCTATTGGTGTAAGCAAAGACGAAGCTAATGAAATTCGAAATGATGTCCttcaaaaatctaatttttatagaaataaatttgatcTTGAGCCATTTACTTTGGATGATCag ttGAACAATTGCGCTCAAAACTGGGCTAATTATATGGCGAAACAACAATTGTTTGATCATAGACCGGAAAATGTTTATGGAGAAAATCTGTACggaaatctaaatttgaaagaTTTAGGTAAAACAGCGGTCGATTCATGGTATAATGAAATGTCTCTTTTTACCATCGGTAACGAAGAAAATGTTGATACAT tccACATGACACAATTATTATGGAAAGAATCAACTAAATTGGGTGTTGGTGTTTCACGAAATCCTGGAAATGGCATGTACTACGTTGTGGCTAATTATGATCCCAGAGGAAATTTATTAGACAATTTCAAAGAAAATTTACCTGAAATAACAGAAGAGGACATTGAAGAAGCAAAAGAAGCAGATAAAAGACTGAAGGCGAAAATGGCGAAGCCTGTAGTAATGAGTAAATCTTCGGGTTCATCAATTCCATTCAGATCGGGATAG
- the LOC114124821 gene encoding uncharacterized protein LOC114124821 isoform X2, with protein sequence MIKPIYCNLLLIFSCLVYEAYGSHPYNDSLSSSTTINDAEESTATLESATQPPPPRHRRKSFSSTDGVRYGRFHRSVQDNRFTNNINPYNDSLSSSTTVNDSEENTTTLESAAQSPSPRHRRKSFSSTDALGYDRNRKSVQDNRSTNNINPYNDSLSSSTTVNDAEENTTTLESAAQSPSPRHRRKSFSSTNGLRYGRLHRSVHDNKFPRRMNRRMTLTPPCLLRNNLRKSMRNTKQPMFRLSSFNRFGHSFNEDSDTQETESPKNMRLGSTGYLPISPSFGSSNGIPDMDSEKIKPNYPYSEPIGVSKDEANEIRNDVLQKSNFYRNKFDLEPFTLDDQLNNCAQNWANYMAKQQLFDHRPENVYGENLYGNLNLKDLGKTAVDSWYNEMSLFTIGNEENVDTFHMTQLLWKESTKLGVGVSRNPGNGMYYVVANYDPRGNLLDNFKENLPEITEEDIEEAKEADKRLKAKMAKPVVMSKSSGSSIPFRSG encoded by the exons atgattaaaccaatttattgcaatttacttttaatattttcgtgcTTAGTATATGAAGC GTATGGAAGTCATCCATATAATGATTCACTATCGTCATCAACAACGATAAATGATGCAGAAGAAAGTACAGCAACACTAGAATCAGCAACacaaccaccaccaccacgCCATAGAAGGA agTCATTTAGTTCAACCGATGGTGTAAGATATGGCAGATTTCATAGATCAGTTCAAGATAATAGATttactaacaatattaatcCGTATAATGATTCATTATCGTCATCAACAACGGTAAATGATTCAGAAGAAAATACAACAACACTAGAATCAGCAGCACAATCACCGTCACCACGTCATAGAAGGA AATCATTTAGTTCAACTGATGCTTTAGGATATGACAGAAATCGCAAATCAGTTCAAGATAATAGatctactaataatattaatccgtATAATGATTCATTATCGTCATCAACAACGGTAAATGATGCAGAAGAAAATACAACAACACTAGAATCAGCAGCACAATCACCGTCACCACGTCATAGAAGGA AATCATTTAGTTCAACCAATGGTTTAAGATATGGCAGGTTACATAGATCAGttcatgataataaatttccaCGTCGTATGAATAGAAGAATGACTTTGACACCACCATGTCTTTTAAGGAATAACTTAAGg aaaAGTATGAGAAATACAAAGCAACCGATGTTTAGACTAAGCTCGTTCAATAGGTTTGGGCATAGTTTCAATGAAGATAGCGATACTCAAGAAACAGAAAGCCCAAAAAATATGAGGTTGGGTTCAACGGGATACTTGCCAATCTCTCCTTCTTTTGGTTCAAGTAATGGAATACCGGATATGgattcagaaaaaataaaaccaaattatcCGTACTCAGAACCTATTGGTGTAAGCAAAGACGAAGCTAATGAAATTCGAAATGATGTCCttcaaaaatctaatttttatagaaataaatttgatcTTGAGCCATTTACTTTGGATGATCag ttGAACAATTGCGCTCAAAACTGGGCTAATTATATGGCGAAACAACAATTGTTTGATCATAGACCGGAAAATGTTTATGGAGAAAATCTGTACggaaatctaaatttgaaagaTTTAGGTAAAACAGCGGTCGATTCATGGTATAATGAAATGTCTCTTTTTACCATCGGTAACGAAGAAAATGTTGATACAT tccACATGACACAATTATTATGGAAAGAATCAACTAAATTGGGTGTTGGTGTTTCACGAAATCCTGGAAATGGCATGTACTACGTTGTGGCTAATTATGATCCCAGAGGAAATTTATTAGACAATTTCAAAGAAAATTTACCTGAAATAACAGAAGAGGACATTGAAGAAGCAAAAGAAGCAGATAAAAGACTGAAGGCGAAAATGGCGAAGCCTGTAGTAATGAGTAAATCTTCGGGTTCATCAATTCCATTCAGATCGGGATAG
- the LOC114124821 gene encoding uncharacterized protein LOC114124821 isoform X5 — MIKPIYCNLLLIFSCLVYEAYGSHPYNDSLSSSTTINDAEESTATLESATQPPPPRHRRKSFSSTDGVRYGRFHRSVQDNRFTNNINPYNDSLSSSTTVNDSEENTTTLESAAQSPSPRHRRKSFSSTNGLRYGRLHRSVHDNKFPRRMNRRMTLTPPCLLRNNLRKSMRNTKQPMFRLSSFNRFGHSFNEDSDTQETESPKNMRLGSTGYLPISPSFGSSNGIPDMDSEKIKPNYPYSEPIGVSKDEANEIRNDVLQKSNFYRNKFDLEPFTLDDQLNNCAQNWANYMAKQQLFDHRPENVYGENLYGNLNLKDLGKTAVDSWYNEMSLFTIGNEENVDTFHMTQLLWKESTKLGVGVSRNPGNGMYYVVANYDPRGNLLDNFKENLPEITEEDIEEAKEADKRLKAKMAKPVVMSKSSGSSIPFRSG; from the exons atgattaaaccaatttattgcaatttacttttaatattttcgtgcTTAGTATATGAAGC GTATGGAAGTCATCCATATAATGATTCACTATCGTCATCAACAACGATAAATGATGCAGAAGAAAGTACAGCAACACTAGAATCAGCAACacaaccaccaccaccacgCCATAGAAGGA agTCATTTAGTTCAACCGATGGTGTAAGATATGGCAGATTTCATAGATCAGTTCAAGATAATAGATttactaacaatattaatcCGTATAATGATTCATTATCGTCATCAACAACGGTAAATGATTCAGAAGAAAATACAACAACACTAGAATCAGCAGCACAATCACCGTCACCACGTCATAGAAGGA AATCATTTAGTTCAACCAATGGTTTAAGATATGGCAGGTTACATAGATCAGttcatgataataaatttccaCGTCGTATGAATAGAAGAATGACTTTGACACCACCATGTCTTTTAAGGAATAACTTAAGg aaaAGTATGAGAAATACAAAGCAACCGATGTTTAGACTAAGCTCGTTCAATAGGTTTGGGCATAGTTTCAATGAAGATAGCGATACTCAAGAAACAGAAAGCCCAAAAAATATGAGGTTGGGTTCAACGGGATACTTGCCAATCTCTCCTTCTTTTGGTTCAAGTAATGGAATACCGGATATGgattcagaaaaaataaaaccaaattatcCGTACTCAGAACCTATTGGTGTAAGCAAAGACGAAGCTAATGAAATTCGAAATGATGTCCttcaaaaatctaatttttatagaaataaatttgatcTTGAGCCATTTACTTTGGATGATCag ttGAACAATTGCGCTCAAAACTGGGCTAATTATATGGCGAAACAACAATTGTTTGATCATAGACCGGAAAATGTTTATGGAGAAAATCTGTACggaaatctaaatttgaaagaTTTAGGTAAAACAGCGGTCGATTCATGGTATAATGAAATGTCTCTTTTTACCATCGGTAACGAAGAAAATGTTGATACAT tccACATGACACAATTATTATGGAAAGAATCAACTAAATTGGGTGTTGGTGTTTCACGAAATCCTGGAAATGGCATGTACTACGTTGTGGCTAATTATGATCCCAGAGGAAATTTATTAGACAATTTCAAAGAAAATTTACCTGAAATAACAGAAGAGGACATTGAAGAAGCAAAAGAAGCAGATAAAAGACTGAAGGCGAAAATGGCGAAGCCTGTAGTAATGAGTAAATCTTCGGGTTCATCAATTCCATTCAGATCGGGATAG
- the LOC114124821 gene encoding uncharacterized protein LOC114124821 isoform X3 — MIKPIYCNLLLIFSCLVYEAYGSHPYNDSLSSSTTINDAEESTATLESATQPPPPRHRRKSFSSTDGLRYGRFRRSVHDNKFPRRMNRRMTTPPPRPLKKSFSSTDALGYDRNRKSVQDNRSTNNINPYNDSLSSSTTVNDAEENTTTLESAAQSPSPRHRRKSFSSTNGLRYGRLHRSVHDNKFPRRMNRRMTLTPPCLLRNNLRKSMRNTKQPMFRLSSFNRFGHSFNEDSDTQETESPKNMRLGSTGYLPISPSFGSSNGIPDMDSEKIKPNYPYSEPIGVSKDEANEIRNDVLQKSNFYRNKFDLEPFTLDDQLNNCAQNWANYMAKQQLFDHRPENVYGENLYGNLNLKDLGKTAVDSWYNEMSLFTIGNEENVDTFHMTQLLWKESTKLGVGVSRNPGNGMYYVVANYDPRGNLLDNFKENLPEITEEDIEEAKEADKRLKAKMAKPVVMSKSSGSSIPFRSG; from the exons atgattaaaccaatttattgcaatttacttttaatattttcgtgcTTAGTATATGAAGC GTATGGAAGTCATCCATATAATGATTCACTATCGTCATCAACAACGATAAATGATGCAGAAGAAAGTACAGCAACACTAGAATCAGCAACacaaccaccaccaccacgCCATAGAAGGA AATCATTTAGTTCAACCGATGGTTTAAGATATGGCAGGTTTCGTAGATCAGttcatgataataaatttccaCGTCGTATGAATAGAAGAATGACTACGCCACCACCACGTCCTTTAAAGA AATCATTTAGTTCAACTGATGCTTTAGGATATGACAGAAATCGCAAATCAGTTCAAGATAATAGatctactaataatattaatccgtATAATGATTCATTATCGTCATCAACAACGGTAAATGATGCAGAAGAAAATACAACAACACTAGAATCAGCAGCACAATCACCGTCACCACGTCATAGAAGGA AATCATTTAGTTCAACCAATGGTTTAAGATATGGCAGGTTACATAGATCAGttcatgataataaatttccaCGTCGTATGAATAGAAGAATGACTTTGACACCACCATGTCTTTTAAGGAATAACTTAAGg aaaAGTATGAGAAATACAAAGCAACCGATGTTTAGACTAAGCTCGTTCAATAGGTTTGGGCATAGTTTCAATGAAGATAGCGATACTCAAGAAACAGAAAGCCCAAAAAATATGAGGTTGGGTTCAACGGGATACTTGCCAATCTCTCCTTCTTTTGGTTCAAGTAATGGAATACCGGATATGgattcagaaaaaataaaaccaaattatcCGTACTCAGAACCTATTGGTGTAAGCAAAGACGAAGCTAATGAAATTCGAAATGATGTCCttcaaaaatctaatttttatagaaataaatttgatcTTGAGCCATTTACTTTGGATGATCag ttGAACAATTGCGCTCAAAACTGGGCTAATTATATGGCGAAACAACAATTGTTTGATCATAGACCGGAAAATGTTTATGGAGAAAATCTGTACggaaatctaaatttgaaagaTTTAGGTAAAACAGCGGTCGATTCATGGTATAATGAAATGTCTCTTTTTACCATCGGTAACGAAGAAAATGTTGATACAT tccACATGACACAATTATTATGGAAAGAATCAACTAAATTGGGTGTTGGTGTTTCACGAAATCCTGGAAATGGCATGTACTACGTTGTGGCTAATTATGATCCCAGAGGAAATTTATTAGACAATTTCAAAGAAAATTTACCTGAAATAACAGAAGAGGACATTGAAGAAGCAAAAGAAGCAGATAAAAGACTGAAGGCGAAAATGGCGAAGCCTGTAGTAATGAGTAAATCTTCGGGTTCATCAATTCCATTCAGATCGGGATAG
- the LOC114124823 gene encoding uncharacterized protein LOC114124823: MRSEVLEEMPEAIMEYFCEQVLKRDWPNCIHAYYFIKNAFQWMSKNSASSYKLYYISNDVENGTFIGILSRPEEEYPDVVVTYTCPGNEEQFRRMLYSTEYINWQKKPLFQAIPFRMKAIVETMIEEKGLKSKLYSNAVLKWMPADVAARLDYEIPDDVFIGQLSVDHIDFIYSLWTHSDVYPKSDLWDTVRLNIGLGVFSRHNGELLAWAMCGSYGGLSTLIVQPDYRRRGFGKLIVLAVTKVMGENGVSPHALINEKNNVSLGLFKNVGYIKHSTTLPYVVVEDPDTSGP, translated from the exons ATGAGGAGCGAAGTTCTCGAAGAAATGCCTGAAGCAATCATGGAATACTTCTGTGAACAAGTATTGAAACGCGATTGGCCAAACTGCATTCAC gcatattatttcattaaaaatgcgTTTCAATGGATGAGCAAAAATTCGGCATCgagctataaattatactatatttctaACGACGTTGAGAACGGAACATTTATTGGGATTTTATCGCGACCT gAAGAAGAATATCCGGACGTCGTAGTCACATACACTTGCCCGGGAAATGAAGAACAATTCCGAAGGATGCTGTATAGTACCGAGTACATCAATTGGCAGAAGAAACCGCTGTTCCAAGCTATACCGTTCAGGATGAAGGCCATCGTGGAAACAATGATTGAGGAAAAAGGATTGAAGAGTAAACTGTACTCAAATGCCGTGCTTAAATGGATGCCAGCCGATGTAGCTGCCAGATTAGATTATGA AATACCGGATGATGTATTTATTGGCCAATTGAGCGTGGATCATATTGACTTTATTTACTCACTGTGGACTCATAGTGACGTTTACCCAAAATCTGATCTTTGGGACACAGTAAGACTTAATATTGGTTTGGGTGTATTCAGTCGACATAATGGTGAGCTATTGGCATGGGCCATGTGTGGAAGTTACGGAGGTTTAAGTACTTTGATAGTTCAGCCAGATTACAGAAGACGTGGATTTGGTAAACTAATTGTGTTGGCAGTAACCAAGGTAATGGGTGAGAATGGCGTCTCTCCTCATGCACTTATTAATGAAAAGAACAATGTATCGTTGGGCTTGTTCAAGAACGTTGGCTACATTAAACATTCAACGACATTACCATACGTAGTAGTTGAAGACCCGGATACTTCTGGGCCATAA